The Syngnathus typhle isolate RoL2023-S1 ecotype Sweden linkage group LG6, RoL_Styp_1.0, whole genome shotgun sequence genome has a window encoding:
- the si:ch211-151h10.2 gene encoding uncharacterized protein si:ch211-151h10.2, with protein sequence MSINLTVSTCSTRSAGKSKVSRHAALVLFPTFSKHVNWPHMTLSGAGGHDGPGSGARVVLDRALDRASRGGWEGEPVRECLGKAHSSEHPSRDLQMLSTSSATQRWRKRSWKKLFSSTGCVTFPPVAAVWSVCHLGPPPSLGDMCWRGALLCLLWGTLGACVYALLCYLKSSLRQEPAPVIKEEVVTQIKLMTNERSSSSGVPIPLALALAESLLLSVLQEPLTDPSGPHMQDLLSRLESLFHTLESVDPGSDFTELTEKVTLIQSYLRKRSSSLRRLLQIQAEFEAGIKELQEGVEVRWGRLEELHTGVTLTKEGGQEHEDVASAHQDAETLSAVLSHHRKQLGDCQALLKDCTQLLQELIWSHSHAGSTLRNCESESVWPEMLLQSNMEQFDKVQESFLSLEQQTATFQAHLEGLSTGKEREHASGVSSPDLNGGLSSEVSSEHLNSDDESDGRLSLCQRSAQHLSSTIGRLRKSQKKKKELIGN encoded by the exons ATGTCCATCAATCTCACGGTTAGTACCTGTTCTACAAGATCGGCAGGTAAATCGAAAGTCTCTCGTCATGCTGCTCTAGTGCTTTTCCCCACTTTCTCGAAGCATGTCAACTGGCCGCACATGACGCTCAGCGGTGCCGGAGGTCACGATGGCCCGGGTTCTGGCGCGAGGGTGGTTCTGGATCGGGCCCTGGACCGAGCCAGCCGCGGGGGGTGGGAAGGGGAACCTGTCCGGGAGTGTTTGGGAAAGGCACACAG CTCAGAGCACCCATCACGTGATCTTCAAATGCTGTCGACCTCATCAGCCACGCAAAGGTGGAGGAAGAGAAGCTGGAAGAAGCTCTTCTCCAGCACAGGATGTGTCACATTCCCGCCAGTGGCTGCGGTGTGGTCAGTTTGCCACCTGGGGCCACCACCATCTCTAGGAGATATGTGTTGGCGAGGGGCACTCCTGTGCCTTTTGTGGGGAACCCTGGGGGCCTGCGTCTACGCGCTGCTGTGCTACTTGAAGTCGTCCCTGAGACAGGAACCCGCTCCCGTGATCAAAGAGGAAGTTGTCACTCAAATCAAGCTGATGACAAATGAGcg GTCCTCAAGTTCAGGTGTCCCAATACCTCTGGCTCTTGCCTTGGCTGAGAGCCTGCTACTGAGCGTCCTTCAGGAACCTCTGACAGACCCTAGCGGCCCTCACATGCAAGATCTCCTCTCCAGGTTGGAG TCCTTGTTCCACACGCTTGAGAGCGTTGACCCGGGGTCAGACTTCACGGAGCTGACTGAAAAAGTGACGCTCATTCAGAGCTACTTACGGAAAAG GAGCAGCTCACTGAGAAGGTTGCTTCAAATCCAGGCTGAGTTTGAAGCCGGCATAAAAGAACTGCAGGAGGGCGTGGAGGTTCGCTGGGGCCGACTGGAAGAGCTCCACACCGGAGTCACGCTTACGAAAGAGGGCGGTCAAGAGCATGAAGACGTGGCCTCGGCCCACCAGGACGCCGAG ACCTTATCTGCAGTCTTGAGCCACCACAGGAAGCAACTAGGTGACTGCCAAGCTCTCCTGAAAGACTGCACACAGCTCCTTCAG GAGTTGATTTGGAGTCACAGCCATGCAGGCAGCACGCTCAGAAATTGCGAGAGTGAGTCCGTGTGGCCCGAGATGCTGCTTCAGTCCAACATGGAGCAG TTTGACAAGGTGCAGGAGAGCTTCCTGTCCTTGGAACAGCAGACCGCCACCTTCCAGGCTCATCTGGAGGGGCTGTCCACAGGTAAGGAAAGGGAGCATGCCAGCGGGGTCTCCTCGCCGGACCTCAACGGCGGACTCTCCAGTGAAGTTTCCTCAGAGCATCTCAACTCAGACGACGAGTCGGACGGTCGCCTCTCCTTGTGTCAGAGGTCGGCGCAGCACTTGTCATCCACGATTGGACGCTTGCGgaaatcacaaaaaaagaaaaaagaattgaTTGGAAATTAG